In Polynucleobacter arcticus, the following proteins share a genomic window:
- a CDS encoding methionyl-tRNA formyltransferase yields MRVALIGSADFGKVVLEAFLDRGDEVVAVFCPPDNPKSTKPEVLKEAAIARGLTPLQFASLKGPEAVQAMIDSKADICIMAYVLQFVPQELCKIPKHGTIQYHPSLLPKYRGPSAINWAIALGEEKTGLTIFRPSDGLDEGKIILQKEVSIGPDDTLGKIYFDHLFPLGVQALLEAADLVVGNKHQELVQDESQANYEGWFGADAAQIHWATHATQIYNLIRASNPAPGAWTKLGEQKVQIYDCHKHVTATYGAVKGKPGEITQITLDSFFIACHGGQIEVLKAKGGAGKVTGAELAKELNLEVGQFLAL; encoded by the coding sequence ATGCGGGTTGCGCTAATTGGTAGTGCGGATTTTGGTAAGGTGGTTTTAGAAGCTTTTTTAGATCGAGGCGATGAGGTGGTCGCTGTCTTTTGTCCACCTGACAATCCTAAATCCACTAAACCCGAGGTACTGAAAGAGGCTGCGATTGCAAGGGGTTTAACTCCCTTGCAATTTGCCTCCCTTAAGGGTCCTGAGGCAGTGCAAGCGATGATTGATAGCAAGGCTGATATTTGCATCATGGCCTATGTCCTGCAGTTCGTACCGCAAGAGCTTTGTAAGATTCCAAAGCATGGGACCATCCAATACCACCCCTCTTTACTGCCGAAGTACCGTGGCCCTAGCGCTATTAATTGGGCAATTGCCTTGGGTGAAGAAAAGACTGGGCTCACCATCTTCCGCCCATCCGATGGTCTGGATGAAGGCAAGATCATTTTGCAAAAAGAGGTATCCATCGGGCCCGATGACACCTTAGGCAAGATCTATTTCGATCACTTATTCCCCTTAGGTGTTCAAGCACTGCTTGAGGCTGCTGATCTTGTAGTAGGTAATAAACATCAAGAGTTAGTTCAAGATGAGTCACAGGCTAACTATGAGGGATGGTTTGGTGCAGATGCCGCTCAAATTCATTGGGCAACCCACGCTACCCAAATCTATAACCTCATCCGAGCATCCAATCCTGCGCCTGGTGCATGGACTAAGTTAGGCGAGCAAAAGGTACAGATCTACGATTGCCATAAGCATGTCACTGCCACCTATGGCGCTGTTAAAGGCAAGCCCGGAGAAATTACTCAGATTACCCTGGACTCTTTCTTCATTGCCTGTCATGGCGGACAGATTGAGGTCCTCAAGGCAAAAGGTGGAGCAGGAAAGGTCACTGGTGCTGAATTGGCAAAGGAATTGAACCTAGAGGTAGGTCAGTTTCTAGCGCTATAG
- the frc gene encoding formyl-CoA transferase, translated as MAKALEGVKVLDFTHVQSGPTCTQLLAWFGADVIKVEKSGEGDATRGQLRDIPDADSLYFTMLNHNKRSITVNTKTPRGKEILERLIRECDVLVENFAPGALDRMGFSWERIQELNPMMIMASVKGFGPGPYEDCKVYENVAQCAGGSASTTGFDDGPPMVTGAQIGDSGTGLHLALGIVTALYQRTHSGRGQKVLAAMQDSVLNLCRVKLRDQQRLERNGLMQEYPQFPNGEFGDSVPRAGNASGGGQPGWILKCKGWEQDPNSYIYVVVQAPVWEAICKVIGREDWITDPNYSSAMARLPRLMEIFAEIEKWTSTLTKFEVMDTLNKYDIPCGPILSMKEIAEEPSLRATGTVVEVDHPIRGKYLTVGNPIKMSDSPTDVTRSPLLGEHTDEILSELGFTTDELISLRHDKVI; from the coding sequence ATGGCAAAAGCATTAGAAGGGGTAAAAGTCCTCGACTTTACCCACGTTCAGTCAGGACCCACTTGCACGCAATTACTCGCTTGGTTTGGTGCGGATGTAATTAAAGTGGAAAAATCTGGTGAGGGTGATGCGACTCGCGGTCAATTGCGCGATATCCCCGATGCAGATAGTTTGTATTTCACCATGCTGAATCACAACAAGCGTTCAATCACCGTCAATACCAAAACGCCTCGCGGTAAAGAAATTTTAGAGCGCCTAATTCGGGAGTGCGATGTTCTCGTTGAGAACTTTGCACCAGGCGCTTTGGACCGTATGGGTTTTTCTTGGGAGCGTATTCAAGAGCTCAATCCGATGATGATCATGGCGTCAGTTAAAGGTTTTGGTCCCGGTCCTTACGAAGATTGCAAGGTATATGAAAACGTCGCGCAATGTGCTGGCGGTTCAGCATCCACCACCGGTTTTGATGATGGCCCACCAATGGTGACTGGCGCTCAGATCGGCGATAGCGGTACAGGCTTACATTTAGCGTTGGGGATTGTGACCGCGCTGTATCAACGTACCCATTCTGGCCGCGGTCAGAAAGTATTGGCGGCAATGCAAGATTCTGTATTAAATCTGTGCCGCGTGAAATTACGTGATCAACAGCGCTTAGAGCGTAATGGACTTATGCAAGAGTACCCGCAGTTTCCGAATGGTGAGTTCGGTGACTCTGTGCCCCGCGCCGGCAATGCCTCTGGAGGCGGTCAGCCAGGTTGGATTCTGAAATGCAAGGGCTGGGAGCAAGATCCAAACTCCTATATTTATGTCGTAGTTCAAGCCCCAGTATGGGAGGCTATTTGCAAGGTGATTGGTCGCGAAGATTGGATTACAGACCCCAACTACTCCTCTGCAATGGCCCGTTTGCCCCGTCTTATGGAAATTTTTGCTGAGATTGAAAAATGGACATCGACTTTGACAAAATTTGAGGTAATGGACACTTTAAATAAATACGACATTCCATGTGGCCCTATTTTGTCTATGAAAGAAATTGCAGAAGAACCTTCTTTACGAGCCACTGGTACTGTCGTTGAGGTAGATCATCCGATTCGTGGCAAGTACCTTACCGTTGGCAATCCAATAAAGATGTCCGATAGCCCAACCGATGTCACTCGCTCACCACTACTGGGGGAGCATACCGATGAGATTCTGAGTGAGCTCGGTTTTACTACTGATGAATTGATTTCTCTTCGTCACGATAAGGTGATCTAA
- a CDS encoding PAS domain-containing protein → MKTTVDLLQLLDCVGDAVVVADAHEKIVLWNAAATRIFGYSEEEALGSTLDLIVPERQRQRHHDGYSQSMETGTTRYGTSLLKVPAKHKDGHTLSIAFTVGMLFDEKHQANGVAAVIRDETERFAEERALKKRISDLEGPQS, encoded by the coding sequence ATGAAAACCACTGTAGATTTGCTTCAATTATTGGACTGTGTTGGCGATGCGGTCGTCGTTGCTGATGCCCATGAAAAAATTGTTCTCTGGAATGCGGCAGCCACCAGAATTTTTGGCTACTCAGAAGAAGAGGCGCTAGGTAGTACTTTAGATCTTATCGTTCCAGAGCGCCAACGCCAAAGGCATCACGACGGCTATAGCCAGTCGATGGAAACGGGGACCACGCGTTATGGCACATCATTGTTAAAGGTTCCTGCTAAGCATAAAGATGGCCATACCCTATCGATTGCATTTACTGTGGGTATGCTGTTTGATGAAAAACATCAGGCTAATGGAGTGGCAGCAGTGATTCGGGATGAGACCGAGCGCTTTGCAGAAGAAAGGGCGCTCAAGAAGCGCATTTCTGATCTTGAGGGGCCTCAATCATAG
- the frc gene encoding formyl-CoA transferase, translated as MTKPLDGIRIIDFTHVQAGPACTQLLAWYGADVIKVERPGSGDVTRSQLRDIPGADALYFTMLNGNKRSLTLDTKTQEGKEVLEKMIKTSDVMVENFGPGALDRMGFSWARIQELNPKMIMASVKGFSDGHSYEDLKVYENVAQCAGGAASTTGFWDGPPTVSAAALGDSNTGMHLAIGILTALMQRQKTGKGQKVSCSMQDAVLNLCRVKLRDQQRLDKIGYLEEYPQYPHGTFSDVVPRGGNAGGGGQPGWVLKCKGWETDPNAYIYFTIQGHAWEPITRAIGKPEWATDPTYMTAEARQDKIFDIFATIEEWLKDKTKYEAVDILRKFDIPCAPVLSMKELAASPDLRKSGSIVEVDHKVRGKYLTIGSPIKFSDLEIEVKPSPVLGEHTDEVLADLGYSADDIAKLHTAKAV; from the coding sequence ATGACTAAACCATTAGACGGTATTCGCATCATCGATTTCACACACGTACAAGCCGGTCCTGCATGTACACAATTGTTAGCTTGGTACGGCGCTGACGTGATCAAGGTTGAGCGCCCAGGTTCTGGTGACGTGACTCGTAGCCAATTACGTGATATCCCAGGTGCAGATGCTTTGTACTTCACGATGTTGAATGGTAATAAGCGTTCTTTGACTTTGGATACAAAGACTCAAGAAGGTAAAGAAGTTTTAGAGAAAATGATCAAAACATCTGATGTGATGGTTGAGAACTTTGGTCCAGGCGCTTTAGACCGTATGGGTTTTAGCTGGGCGCGTATTCAAGAATTGAATCCAAAGATGATCATGGCTTCCGTAAAAGGCTTTAGCGATGGCCACTCATACGAAGACTTAAAAGTGTATGAGAACGTTGCTCAGTGTGCTGGCGGTGCCGCTTCCACAACTGGTTTCTGGGATGGTCCTCCGACAGTTTCTGCTGCTGCTTTAGGTGATAGCAACACCGGTATGCATTTGGCGATTGGTATTTTGACTGCATTGATGCAGCGTCAAAAAACTGGCAAAGGTCAAAAGGTATCTTGCTCAATGCAAGATGCAGTATTGAACTTGTGCCGCGTCAAGTTGCGCGATCAACAGCGTTTGGACAAAATTGGCTACCTCGAAGAGTATCCACAGTATCCTCATGGCACATTCTCTGACGTAGTTCCACGTGGCGGTAATGCTGGTGGTGGTGGTCAGCCAGGTTGGGTATTGAAGTGTAAAGGTTGGGAAACAGATCCAAACGCCTACATCTACTTCACTATTCAAGGTCACGCTTGGGAGCCAATCACTCGTGCGATTGGTAAGCCAGAGTGGGCAACAGATCCTACCTACATGACTGCGGAAGCGCGTCAAGACAAGATTTTTGACATCTTCGCAACCATTGAAGAGTGGCTTAAGGATAAGACTAAATACGAAGCTGTGGATATTCTCCGCAAGTTCGATATTCCATGTGCACCAGTTCTCTCCATGAAAGAATTGGCAGCATCTCCAGACTTGCGTAAGAGCGGCTCTATTGTTGAAGTTGACCACAAAGTACGTGGCAAATATTTGACTATCGGTAGCCCAATTAAGTTCTCTGATCTGGAGATCGAAGTGAAGCCATCCCCAGTATTGGGTGAGCACACTGACGAAGTGTTAGCTGACCTTGGCTACAGTGCAGATGATATTGCTAAGCTGCACACTGCTAAAGCGGTATAA
- the oxc gene encoding oxalyl-CoA decarboxylase has translation MTTDNQNTQVTDGFHLVIDALKANDLDTIFGLVGIPITDLCRLAQAEGLRFIGFRHEQHAGNAAAIAGYMTQKPGICMTVSAPGFLNGLTALANATVNCFPMILISGSSEREIVDLQQGDYEEMDQLNAAKPYCKAAYRINHIEDIGIGFARAIRAAVSGRPGGVYLDLPAQLLAQTMPVEEAKKSIFKVIDPVPRQIPAPDAVERALNVLKGAKRPLILLGKGAAYAQADADIRALIEKSGIPYLPMSMAKGLLPDNHPQSASAARSFVLAEADAVLLVGARLNWLLAHGKGKTWGKDPKKFIQIDIQANEVDSNVQIDAPLIGDIGSCVGELLKGIAAVPKPADEWISAINEKKDKNMAKMAETLAKEASPMNFHGALRAIRDVIKQNPDVNLVNEGANTLDYCRAIVDMYKPRKRFDSGTWGIMGIGMGYAIGAAVTSGLPTVAVEGDSAFGFSGMELETICRYNLPITTVVFNNNGVYRGTDVNPTGGADVAPTVFVKNARYDKMIEAFGGVGYYVTTPAELEAALIKAIAEGKPALINAVIDETAGTESGRLTNLNPSTAAGKK, from the coding sequence ATGACAACAGACAATCAAAATACACAAGTCACTGATGGCTTTCACCTCGTCATTGATGCATTAAAAGCAAATGACCTAGACACCATTTTTGGTCTAGTAGGTATTCCAATTACCGACCTATGCCGTTTAGCCCAAGCTGAAGGATTGCGCTTCATTGGTTTCCGTCACGAACAGCATGCTGGTAACGCTGCAGCGATTGCAGGTTACATGACTCAAAAGCCTGGTATCTGCATGACTGTGTCAGCGCCTGGTTTCTTGAACGGTTTGACAGCGCTAGCGAATGCTACGGTGAACTGCTTCCCGATGATTTTGATTTCTGGTTCGAGTGAGCGTGAAATCGTTGACTTGCAGCAGGGCGATTACGAAGAGATGGATCAGCTCAATGCAGCTAAGCCGTATTGCAAAGCGGCATATCGTATCAACCATATCGAAGATATCGGCATTGGTTTTGCTCGTGCAATTCGTGCGGCTGTCTCTGGTCGTCCAGGTGGCGTGTATTTGGACTTGCCTGCACAGTTGTTGGCTCAAACAATGCCTGTTGAAGAAGCTAAAAAATCCATCTTCAAGGTAATCGATCCAGTTCCACGTCAAATTCCTGCGCCTGATGCTGTAGAGCGCGCATTGAATGTATTGAAGGGTGCTAAGCGCCCATTGATCCTCTTGGGCAAAGGCGCTGCTTATGCACAAGCAGATGCAGATATTCGTGCTTTGATTGAAAAGTCTGGTATCCCTTATTTACCAATGTCGATGGCTAAAGGTTTGTTGCCAGATAATCACCCGCAATCTGCTTCTGCAGCTCGTTCATTCGTATTGGCTGAAGCCGATGCCGTGTTGTTGGTAGGCGCGCGTTTGAACTGGTTGCTGGCACACGGTAAGGGTAAGACTTGGGGCAAGGATCCTAAGAAATTTATTCAAATTGATATTCAAGCAAACGAAGTGGATAGCAACGTACAAATCGACGCACCATTAATCGGTGACATTGGTTCATGCGTTGGTGAGCTCTTGAAGGGAATTGCAGCGGTACCAAAACCAGCTGATGAGTGGATCAGTGCGATCAACGAGAAAAAAGACAAAAACATGGCGAAGATGGCAGAAACATTGGCCAAAGAAGCTTCACCAATGAACTTCCATGGCGCACTGCGCGCTATTCGTGATGTGATCAAGCAAAACCCGGATGTGAACTTGGTAAACGAAGGTGCAAATACTCTCGATTATTGCCGTGCCATTGTGGATATGTATAAACCACGTAAGCGTTTCGACTCCGGTACCTGGGGCATCATGGGTATTGGTATGGGTTATGCGATTGGCGCAGCGGTGACGAGTGGCTTGCCGACTGTTGCTGTTGAGGGTGATAGCGCCTTCGGCTTTAGCGGTATGGAATTAGAAACCATTTGTCGCTACAACTTACCAATTACTACAGTTGTTTTCAATAACAACGGTGTGTACCGCGGTACTGATGTCAACCCAACCGGTGGTGCAGATGTAGCGCCAACTGTATTCGTGAAGAATGCCCGTTACGACAAGATGATTGAGGCATTCGGTGGTGTTGGCTATTACGTCACTACTCCCGCGGAATTGGAAGCAGCATTGATTAAGGCTATCGCTGAAGGTAAGCCTGCTTTGATTAACGCTGTGATTGATGAAACTGCTGGTACAGAAAGTGGACGTTTAACGAATTTAAATCCATCTACTGCTGCTGGTAAGAAGTAA
- a CDS encoding Crp/Fnr family transcriptional regulator, with product MTALDKHPEKNLIRLQLSQNSVLNSLDPESMAELERYLVISDLKKSEILLHQGDHQMEQYFVLDGILKRIVSSADAKEMILRFAIEKDIETSYAAWRLKTAAPYSIACVTKARVARMPLKKWAEFLDAHKPLKESFEFEVMRLMSEIMAHTITLHMLDAPGRVERFLRKYEDLFELLPKKELAAYLNLSPETLSRLKTKHKELFI from the coding sequence ATGACTGCGTTAGATAAGCACCCCGAAAAAAACCTGATTCGTTTGCAGCTGAGCCAAAATTCAGTGCTCAATAGCTTGGATCCGGAGTCCATGGCTGAATTAGAGCGCTATTTGGTAATCTCGGACCTCAAAAAATCAGAGATCCTGCTCCATCAAGGTGACCATCAGATGGAGCAATACTTCGTGCTCGACGGAATTTTGAAGCGGATCGTCTCCAGTGCTGATGCAAAAGAGATGATTTTGCGTTTTGCTATCGAGAAAGATATTGAGACGAGTTACGCAGCTTGGCGGCTCAAGACGGCCGCTCCATATAGCATTGCTTGCGTAACCAAGGCTCGTGTTGCTCGCATGCCCCTTAAGAAGTGGGCTGAGTTTTTAGATGCCCATAAGCCTTTAAAAGAGAGTTTTGAGTTTGAGGTGATGCGCTTGATGAGTGAGATCATGGCTCATACCATCACTTTGCATATGCTTGATGCGCCCGGCCGTGTAGAGCGTTTCTTGCGCAAATACGAGGACTTATTCGAGTTACTCCCTAAAAAGGAGCTGGCAGCCTACCTCAACCTATCCCCAGAGACTTTAAGTCGCTTAAAAACAAAGCACAAAGAGCTTTTTATTTAA
- a CDS encoding TonB-dependent receptor produces MKQQFSSKTLVALLCGAATTFNAVAQNSQSTVIVSGSRFEENLNEVPANVQVITREEIAESTSSNIPDILSQIGGLNVRNTAGGQLNLGATVDMGGYGPTASSTTLVLIDGQRINAIDSSSVSWESIPLDSINRIEILRGGASVQYGNGALGGVINIITNGGSKNLNQASTSYGSFNTLVNNAIFRNTVDQTTLQLSANTSNTSGWRQNSAANAYAFDAKVTQSLGGKDNVYADVFYSYSNQQMPGGTLGQVGQGNPQLAKFNNIGSGNTVSNTGFRAGIAKELNGMFNLEVDGFYSNKNTFFNQPYYSTAASGVGDYPTISPSFTNYGGWQANFSPRIKANFGSLGTSILGYEFNKASQSSGSNYSSVINAAADRAYPPGPYGVSSLPLQSSTSASLYSQSVYFIGKLPVVNGLDFDGGYRYQTQSASANGVSIWRGTTNANPSQTYSANAGDVALNFKYLDGQRVYIKWNQSYRFPNVDEFWGWSSAGGSPQFGGILRPQTAQTYEVGGNWRVLKTNLTASVFTSVSQNEILYNPATFNNSNSPYNINRNGANLNILTAFTSKLSFGGGGTLQNAFYANGPYQNQAIAQVPNLLLNARATYALTSNWSLGGAVNYVSNQRYDAAPAYYNSLNVMPSYTVADVYANYKAGNWETRLTVKNVGNAQYSTYGGYGFVQLPDNSSGNSYYYYANDPRSVFVSAKYNF; encoded by the coding sequence ATGAAACAGCAGTTCAGTAGTAAAACTCTAGTCGCCCTTCTTTGCGGCGCAGCAACAACATTCAATGCAGTAGCTCAAAACTCACAATCGACAGTCATCGTCTCAGGATCACGATTTGAGGAGAACTTAAATGAGGTTCCAGCAAATGTACAGGTCATTACACGGGAAGAAATTGCTGAATCAACATCAAGCAATATTCCTGACATCTTGTCTCAAATAGGCGGTTTAAATGTCAGAAATACCGCTGGTGGGCAATTAAATCTGGGCGCCACAGTTGACATGGGTGGCTATGGACCAACAGCAAGCAGCACGACGCTTGTTTTGATCGATGGCCAGCGAATTAATGCTATCGATTCATCTAGCGTATCTTGGGAATCTATTCCGCTAGACTCAATTAATCGTATTGAAATATTACGTGGTGGTGCAAGTGTTCAGTACGGCAATGGAGCCTTAGGGGGAGTTATTAACATCATCACCAATGGTGGAAGTAAAAATCTCAATCAAGCATCTACCAGCTATGGAAGTTTCAACACCCTAGTTAACAATGCCATTTTTAGAAATACCGTTGACCAAACCACATTGCAGTTGAGCGCCAATACTTCCAATACCAGTGGTTGGCGGCAGAATTCAGCCGCAAATGCATATGCATTTGATGCAAAAGTAACTCAATCCCTAGGTGGAAAAGATAACGTCTACGCCGACGTCTTTTACAGCTACTCAAATCAACAAATGCCGGGAGGCACTCTAGGGCAAGTTGGTCAAGGGAATCCACAGCTTGCCAAATTCAATAACATTGGCTCAGGAAATACCGTCAGCAATACCGGCTTTAGAGCCGGCATTGCAAAAGAATTAAATGGTATGTTCAACCTAGAGGTAGATGGTTTTTATAGCAATAAAAATACTTTTTTTAATCAACCGTATTACTCTACTGCCGCATCAGGTGTTGGTGACTACCCCACCATCAGCCCCTCCTTCACAAATTATGGAGGTTGGCAGGCTAACTTCAGTCCTCGTATTAAAGCCAACTTTGGCTCATTGGGAACCAGCATCTTGGGGTATGAATTTAACAAAGCGAGTCAGTCCTCGGGTAGCAACTATAGTTCTGTCATAAATGCAGCTGCGGATAGAGCCTACCCGCCTGGACCATATGGTGTCTCAAGTCTTCCACTCCAAAGCTCAACCAGTGCAAGCCTCTATAGCCAGTCGGTGTACTTTATTGGAAAGCTACCAGTTGTTAATGGTCTTGACTTTGATGGGGGTTATCGATATCAAACGCAAAGTGCAAGCGCTAACGGAGTTAGTATCTGGAGAGGGACTACCAACGCCAATCCCAGTCAAACCTACTCGGCCAATGCTGGGGACGTAGCACTCAACTTTAAGTATCTTGACGGGCAGCGGGTTTACATCAAGTGGAATCAATCCTATCGATTTCCTAATGTAGACGAATTTTGGGGTTGGTCTAGCGCTGGAGGGAGTCCGCAGTTTGGAGGAATCTTAAGACCTCAAACTGCACAAACTTATGAAGTTGGTGGAAATTGGCGCGTACTGAAAACCAATTTGACTGCATCAGTTTTTACTTCAGTTTCTCAAAACGAAATTTTGTATAACCCCGCTACCTTTAATAACTCAAACTCACCCTACAACATTAATAGAAATGGAGCGAACTTAAATATTCTCACGGCATTCACTTCAAAGCTTTCATTTGGTGGTGGTGGAACTTTACAAAACGCTTTTTATGCTAACGGACCCTACCAAAATCAAGCTATTGCACAGGTACCCAATTTGCTACTAAACGCTAGAGCTACTTATGCACTTACCAGTAATTGGTCACTTGGTGGTGCAGTGAACTATGTGAGCAATCAGCGCTATGATGCCGCACCTGCCTATTACAACAGCCTTAATGTCATGCCCTCATATACGGTTGCGGATGTTTATGCAAACTATAAAGCTGGAAATTGGGAGACCCGACTCACCGTGAAAAACGTTGGAAATGCACAATACTCAACATACGGAGGTTATGGTTTCGTCCAGCTACCCGATAACAGTAGTGGTAATAGCTACTACTATTACGCCAACGACCCTAGGTCAGTTTTTGTAAGCGCTAAATATAACTTCTAG
- a CDS encoding ABC transporter substrate-binding protein, with the protein MNINVKSATRSCYFAIGVALFLMGASLVVFAVPVSVMDDRGVAVVFDKPPQRVVSLLPSLTESVCALGKCSALVGVDRFSNWPKSIQDLPKLGGIGDVNIERIVQLKPDVVLLEKASPVIARLNGLGIKTFSLDIKSMGDEERALKKLDAVLGTAESGRVWNQIQQQVMRAHKQISFNGKDIRVYFEVNPAPFAAGRNSFIGEILSQLNLINIIPESLGPFPKINPEFVVQAKPDVILLTASTATEVQKRPGWGSIPAVSKNQICVFTSEQNDILVRPGPRMGEAALIISGCIQEKMSSSR; encoded by the coding sequence ATGAATATAAACGTGAAGTCCGCGACTCGCTCCTGCTATTTTGCGATCGGGGTTGCTTTATTTTTAATGGGCGCCTCTTTGGTAGTTTTTGCAGTCCCTGTTTCGGTTATGGATGATCGGGGTGTTGCAGTGGTATTTGATAAACCTCCCCAGCGTGTCGTTAGTCTCTTACCCTCTCTCACTGAATCAGTTTGCGCTTTGGGTAAATGCAGTGCTTTAGTTGGAGTCGACCGTTTTTCTAATTGGCCAAAATCAATTCAGGATTTACCCAAGCTGGGTGGCATAGGAGATGTCAATATTGAGCGTATTGTGCAACTCAAACCAGATGTTGTTTTGCTGGAGAAGGCCTCACCTGTTATTGCACGCCTCAATGGATTGGGTATTAAAACTTTTTCACTCGATATTAAGTCTATGGGTGATGAAGAGCGAGCACTTAAAAAACTGGATGCTGTTTTGGGTACTGCAGAGAGCGGGCGTGTGTGGAATCAAATTCAACAACAGGTCATGCGTGCTCATAAGCAAATCTCCTTTAATGGAAAAGATATTCGCGTATATTTTGAAGTCAACCCAGCACCATTTGCTGCCGGAAGAAATTCTTTCATCGGTGAAATACTGTCACAACTCAATTTGATCAATATCATTCCCGAGTCGCTAGGGCCATTCCCAAAGATTAATCCTGAGTTTGTGGTGCAGGCTAAGCCTGATGTCATTCTACTTACCGCATCCACCGCTACTGAAGTTCAGAAGCGTCCAGGATGGGGCTCTATTCCAGCCGTTTCAAAAAATCAAATTTGTGTATTTACCAGCGAGCAAAATGACATCTTGGTACGCCCTGGCCCCCGTATGGGTGAGGCGGCGCTGATTATTTCTGGGTGCATTCAAGAGAAGATGTCATCATCTCGGTAA
- a CDS encoding FecCD family ABC transporter permease produces the protein MQNNYFLAKLLSLLILSAILVLLGSLVGSTGTAWNTLGADQTILFDIRLPRSLGAYLAGALLGLAGGIAQSLFRNPLADPYLLGSASGALFGVGIMLCFVYIGNSWLEIIGLNGGAFIGALFGVLASLLLAGGYGSSLRLLLSGVVISVILGAANSIFTFVRPDLLQSIQSFMLGNTTLISWSGVVIMAIALILCLLVTLVISPVLDALSLGENTARTLGLPLNQLRLILIGILALATGCAVAQTGLIAFVGLAAPHLVRKLANGRQRVQILLSCLGGGILLLSSDLIARTLFAPIEIPVGVVTAVIGGLYLLILLRRTSLGGRP, from the coding sequence ATGCAGAATAATTATTTCCTAGCCAAACTATTGAGCCTGCTGATTCTGAGTGCAATCTTAGTATTGCTCGGAAGTCTAGTGGGTAGCACAGGCACTGCATGGAATACATTGGGTGCTGATCAAACTATTCTTTTTGATATTCGACTACCCCGATCGTTGGGCGCCTATCTGGCTGGTGCCTTATTGGGTCTTGCAGGAGGTATTGCGCAAAGCTTGTTTCGCAATCCATTAGCTGATCCCTACTTACTGGGTAGCGCATCAGGGGCATTGTTTGGAGTGGGGATCATGCTCTGCTTCGTCTATATTGGTAATTCCTGGTTGGAGATAATTGGCTTAAATGGCGGCGCTTTTATTGGGGCCTTATTCGGAGTGCTAGCCTCCCTACTTTTGGCTGGTGGCTACGGTAGCTCTTTACGTCTTTTGCTATCTGGCGTGGTGATTAGCGTCATCCTAGGAGCCGCAAATTCTATATTCACATTCGTGCGTCCTGATCTCTTGCAAAGCATTCAGTCTTTTATGCTGGGTAATACGACACTAATCAGTTGGTCTGGTGTGGTCATCATGGCAATTGCTTTAATACTTTGCTTACTCGTCACCCTCGTTATCAGCCCTGTACTAGATGCACTATCGCTAGGTGAAAATACTGCCCGCACTTTGGGTTTGCCTCTAAATCAGTTACGTCTAATCTTGATTGGCATTCTTGCTCTTGCGACTGGCTGCGCTGTTGCGCAAACTGGCTTAATCGCTTTTGTTGGACTAGCTGCACCACATTTAGTCAGAAAACTTGCTAATGGTCGACAACGGGTGCAAATTTTGCTCTCCTGTCTTGGCGGTGGGATTTTATTGCTGAGCTCCGATCTGATTGCCCGCACCCTCTTTGCGCCGATTGAAATTCCTGTTGGCGTAGTCACTGCAGTCATCGGCGGCCTATATCTGCTGATCCTACTAAGGCGAACATCACTTGGGGGGCGCCCATGA